The window GTCCCATGCCCGGGCCCGGCGGCGCGACCGCCGCGTCTATCTGCGCAGCCATCCCGTGCTGTTCGGGCTGCTCGCCGCCACCCGCGGCAGGCCCGTGCGGAGGCTCGGCCGGACCCTGCTGGTGCACGACGCGGACGCCTACCGGGAGGCGCTGACCCGGCTGCCGCTCGACCGGACGGCGGCCGGCACGACGGGCGCGGCCGCGCGCGCCGCCCTGCGCGACGGCGGGGGCGTGCTGTTCGACCAGGAGGGCGGCGGGCACCGGGCGGACCGGCGGGGGCTCGCGGGCGGGCTCGGCGCGGCCGGGGTCGAGGAACTCCGGGCGCGGTGGCAGCCGTTGCTCGTACGCCGCCTCGCGCCGCTGGCCGGGGGCGGGGAGGTGGACCTCGTCGAGCTCGCGCGGGAGCTCTCCGGGGCGGTGGTGTGCGCCCTGCTGGACTCTCCCGCCGATCCACGGGCGGTCGCGGAGGCCGCCGCCGAGGCCGCCGCCGCCTCCGTACGCAGTCATCTGCCCGGGCCGCGCCGCCCGCGAGCCGAGGCCGCCGCGGCCCGGGCCGCCGAGCGGCTGCGCCGGATCCTGGGCCCCGGCGAGGACGCGCTGTCGGCGATGGTGGCGGTGGCCGCCGTCAACACCACCGTCGCGGCGCTGCCCCGGGCCGTGGCCTGGTGCGCCGACGCGGGACTGTGGGAGCAGGCGGCGGACGGGGGGCTGCGGCCCGCGCTGGCCGAGGAACTGCTGCGGGTCACCGCGGCCTCGCCGCTGCTGCCCCGGGTGGCCGCGGCCGACGGGTCCGTCGGCGGCTGCCCGGTGCGCGGCGGCGACCGGCTGCTGCTGGTCGCCCGGCACGCGGCCGGGGCGCACCGGCGCGACCCGGACGCCCGGCGGCCCGCCGGCCCGGCCCTGGCGCGGCTGGTGTTCGGCGCCGGACCGCACGCGTGTCCCGGGGCCCGGCTGGCGGTCGTCCAACTGGCCGACGTCCTGGCGGCGCTGGCCCCGCACCGGCCGGTGGTGACGCGGGCCCGCGTGGACCGCGGGGCGGCGCTGCCGGGCTGGCGCTCGCTGACCGTACGGGCCGGATCGTGATCGCGGTCACCGGCGCCTCCGGCTTCTGCGGCGGGCACGTCGCCCGCGCCGCCGCGGCCGCCGGAACGCCGGTCGTGTGCCTGGGCCGCAGGCCGGGCCCGGTGGGCACGCACCGCTTCTGGGACGCCGCCCGGGGCGGCCCCGACCTCACCGGGGTCGACCTGGTGGTGCACTGCGCGGCGGCCGTCGGCGACCCCGCCCCCGGCTCCCCGGCCGAGGCGCGGATGCACGCGGTCAACGTGGACGGCACGGAGCGCCTGCTCCGGGCGGCGGGCGGGCGGCCCGTGGTGTGGGTGAGCAGCGCCAGCGTCTACGATCCGCGGCCGGACCGGCGCCTGGTCGGCGAGGAGCATCCGCGCACCGGGCAGCTGAACGCCTACGGCCGGACCAAGGCGGCGGGCGAGGCCCTCGCCCTGGCGGCCGGCGCGGTGGTGCTGCGTCCACGGGCCGTCTACGGCCCGGGCGACACCACGCTGCTGCCGCGGCTGCTGTCGCGGGTCCGGGCGGGCACCCTGCTGCTGCCGGGCCCGGACGTACCGCTCAGCCTCACCGCGGTGGAGAACCTGGCGGAGGCCTGCCTCGCGGCTCCCGCCTGGGCGCCGGGCGCGTACAACATCGCCGACGCCGAGCCGTACGCCCGCGACGCCGCGGTCCGGGCGGTCCTGCGCGCCCACGGCGTCCGGGCCCGGATCCGCCACCTCCCGCTGCCGGTGGCCCGTACGGCGGCCCGGATCGCGGAGGCCCTGGCGCGCGCCGAACCCGCCCTCAGCCGCTACGCGGTGGACCAGCTGGCCCACCCGGTGGTCCTGGACCTCACCCGGGCCCGGTCCCGGGGCTGGACTCCGCGCCGGACCCTGGCGGACTACCTGGCGTCCGTGGCCCCTGCGGGCGCGGTGGACGCGGCAGGTCCGGGGGACGCGGTGGGCTCGGCGGACGCGGCCGGTCCGGGGATCAGCCGCTGACGGCCGCCGGGGCCTGCGCCCTGACGATGAGCACGTCGAGCAGCGAGAGCAGGCAGGCGCGGACGTCGTCGCGGGAGCGGGCGTCGAGCATGAGGACGGGCGTCTCGGGATCCCGCAGGTGCAGGGCCGCCCCGATCTCCTGCGCGGTGTACGGCTGTTCGCCGTGGAAACAGTTCGCGCCGACCACGAAGGGCAGCCCGCGGCTTTCGAAGAAGTCGACGGCCGGGAAGCTGCGGTCGAGGCGCCGCGTGTCGACCAGCACGATCGCCCCGAGCGCCCCGTTCAGCAGGTCGTCCCACATGAACCAGAAGCGTTCCTGGCCCGGGGTGCCGAACAGGTAGAGGACGACTCCGGCGTCGGTGAGGGTGAGCCGGCCGAAGTCCATGGCCACGGTGGTGACCGTCTTGGACTCGATGCCGTCGAGGTCGTCGACGCCGACGCCCGCGGCCGTCAGCCGCTCCTCCGTGCGCAGCGGCTCGATCTCGGAGATCGTCTCCACCAGGGTCGTCTTGCCCACGCCGAATCCACCGGCGATGAGGATCTTGACCGGGGCCGGTTCCCCGGGGGCGGGCGTGTCATATCCGGGCAAGGTTGTCCCTGATTCTCATGAGCAGGTGGACGTCGGTGGTGTCGGTGGCCGCCAGGGGCGGCCGGTGGTGGATCAGCCCGCGGTCGGCCAGTTCACCGAGGAGCAGCGTCATCGGGGTGAGGCGGATGTGCATCCGCGCCGCGATCTCGGCGACCGCCCGGCCGCCCGGCGGCGCGCACATGGCGAGGATCTCCTGCCACTCGGTGGGCAGTGCGCCGTGCGCGTCGTCGGCGGCCGCCGCCGTGGTGATCGTGGTGTCCATGGTGAGGACGGTCTGCGCGGCGTCTGTACGTCCGTCGGTCAGGGCGTACAGACGCGTACGGCGGCGGCTTGCGGGCTGCGGCTCGTCCTGCGGCATTACGAGGACGGCACCTGGGCGCGCTCGGGGGTGCCCAGCCACTCGCCGAGCGCCTGCGCGGTGCGCACGGCCTCGCCGCCCAGCTCGCCGAGCCGTGCCTTGCGGGAGGTCACCACGATGAGCGTGCTGCCCTCCCCGCAGCCGACGATGCAGAGGTACCTGTCGTCCATCTCGACGAGCTGGCGGATGACGCTTCCCCCGTCGATCTCCCGCGATATCGCCTTCATCGTGGAGGCGATGCCGGAGGCCGCGGCCGCCATGCGCTCGGCCTGCGGCTGGTCCAGCAGGTAGGCGCTGAGGCGGATGCCGTCGTTGGACAGGAGCACGGCGCCCTGGATGCCGGCGATCCTGCTCAGGTTGTTGTCGAGGACGCTGTAGATGGCGTCGTTGGACGCCGCGGTGTTCTGAGAGGTGGTCATGGCTGATCCCGTCGGAGCTCTTCTTCCACTGTCTGGGTCCCCTGTTCGTAGTCCGCCCAGGCGTCGGCCA of the Streptomyces sp. NBC_01294 genome contains:
- a CDS encoding cytochrome P450, translating into MSTTSHARARRRDRRVYLRSHPVLFGLLAATRGRPVRRLGRTLLVHDADAYREALTRLPLDRTAAGTTGAAARAALRDGGGVLFDQEGGGHRADRRGLAGGLGAAGVEELRARWQPLLVRRLAPLAGGGEVDLVELARELSGAVVCALLDSPADPRAVAEAAAEAAAASVRSHLPGPRRPRAEAAAARAAERLRRILGPGEDALSAMVAVAAVNTTVAALPRAVAWCADAGLWEQAADGGLRPALAEELLRVTAASPLLPRVAAADGSVGGCPVRGGDRLLLVARHAAGAHRRDPDARRPAGPALARLVFGAGPHACPGARLAVVQLADVLAALAPHRPVVTRARVDRGAALPGWRSLTVRAGS
- a CDS encoding NAD-dependent epimerase/dehydratase family protein, whose amino-acid sequence is MIAVTGASGFCGGHVARAAAAAGTPVVCLGRRPGPVGTHRFWDAARGGPDLTGVDLVVHCAAAVGDPAPGSPAEARMHAVNVDGTERLLRAAGGRPVVWVSSASVYDPRPDRRLVGEEHPRTGQLNAYGRTKAAGEALALAAGAVVLRPRAVYGPGDTTLLPRLLSRVRAGTLLLPGPDVPLSLTAVENLAEACLAAPAWAPGAYNIADAEPYARDAAVRAVLRAHGVRARIRHLPLPVARTAARIAEALARAEPALSRYAVDQLAHPVVLDLTRARSRGWTPRRTLADYLASVAPAGAVDAAGPGDAVGSADAAGPGISR
- a CDS encoding GTP-binding protein — its product is MPGYDTPAPGEPAPVKILIAGGFGVGKTTLVETISEIEPLRTEERLTAAGVGVDDLDGIESKTVTTVAMDFGRLTLTDAGVVLYLFGTPGQERFWFMWDDLLNGALGAIVLVDTRRLDRSFPAVDFFESRGLPFVVGANCFHGEQPYTAQEIGAALHLRDPETPVLMLDARSRDDVRACLLSLLDVLIVRAQAPAAVSG
- a CDS encoding DUF742 domain-containing protein — protein: MPQDEPQPASRRRTRLYALTDGRTDAAQTVLTMDTTITTAAAADDAHGALPTEWQEILAMCAPPGGRAVAEIAARMHIRLTPMTLLLGELADRGLIHHRPPLAATDTTDVHLLMRIRDNLARI
- a CDS encoding roadblock/LC7 domain-containing protein, with protein sequence MTTSQNTAASNDAIYSVLDNNLSRIAGIQGAVLLSNDGIRLSAYLLDQPQAERMAAAASGIASTMKAISREIDGGSVIRQLVEMDDRYLCIVGCGEGSTLIVVTSRKARLGELGGEAVRTAQALGEWLGTPERAQVPSS